The Podarcis raffonei isolate rPodRaf1 chromosome 2, rPodRaf1.pri, whole genome shotgun sequence genome window below encodes:
- the LOC128407607 gene encoding cytochrome P450 2B4-like, with protein MEVAVTGALFLLWVLFIFIFYSLKMYKEKSQLPPGPTPWFFLGNLLQKDVMPLNKNYSKLVEKYGSMFTIWMGPKPMVVLCGFDVVKDALVDHAEAFGGRINSPIIDRVTKGHGIVNSSDIEWRELRRFTVMTLRDFGMGKRSMSERVQEEAVCLVEALAATKGQGFDPTTRITSAVSNVISSVIFGTRFDYTDKTFLKHQRIIENEVGLFRTILGLLYSAVPKILDCFPGRHQKIFSDCDELCAFFRENVKVHRQTLDPQNIRDYIDCFLIKSEKEQKSASDTFRSENLVMTVFGLFLAGTGTTSFALISGLMVMAKLPHIQAKVQQEIDEVMSATRAPSMEDRVRMPFTNAVIHEILRYPPSINETIPRTTSCDTKFRGFTFPKGTAVAPMFTTVHRDPLQWETPEQFNPGHFLDAKGQFKKKDALIAFSAGKRACVGEALARMELFLFFSTLLQNFTFQLVGAAKDMDLASLFTEFRAKNVSPLMKAIRRLM; from the exons ATGGAAGTGGCTGTAACAGGAGCTCTGTTCCTTCTCTGGGTTCTCTTCATCTTCATTTTCTATTCCTTAAAAATGTACAAGGAGAAAAGCCAGCTACCTCCAGGCCCCACTCCCTGGTTCTTCCTGGGGAACctgctgcagaaagatgtcatgCCTCTGAACAAAAACTATTCAAAG CTGGTTGAGAAATATGGCTCTATGTTCACAATCTGGATGGGACCCAAACCTATGGTCGTGCTTTGTGGATTTGATGTGGTAAAAGATGCTCTGGTGGATCATGCTGAAGCGTTTGGTGGGCGTATTAACAGCCCCATCATTGATCGAGTGACCAAAGGCCACG GGATAGTCAACTCTAGTGACATAGAATGGAGAGAGCTGCGCAGATTCACGGTTATGACACTGAGAGACTTTGGAATGGGGAAGAGATCAATGTCTGAGAGGGTGCAGGAGGAAGCTGTTTGCCTGGTGGAGGCACTGGCGGCTACAAAAG GACAGGGCTTTGATCCGACAACTAGAATCACATCCGCTGTTTCCAATGTGATCTCATCAGTCATCTTTGGGACTCGCTTTGACTACACAGACAAGACCTTCCTAAAGCACCAACGCATTATAGAGAATGAAGTTGGCCTTTTTCGTACTATCTTGGGACTG ctgtactctgctgtcCCTAAAATATTAGACTGCTTTCCTGGAAGACACCAAAAGATTTTTTCTGATTGTGATGAGTTGTGTGCTTTCTTCCGTGAGAATGTGAAAGTACACAGGCAGACGCTGGATCCTCAGAACATCCGTGACTATATTGACTGCTTTCTTATCAAGTCTGAGAAG GAACAAAAGTCTGCTAGTGACACCTTCAGAAGTGAAAACCTTGTCATGACagtgtttggactttttttggcTGGGACAGGAACCACAAGCTTTGCCTTGATCTCTGGCCTCATGGTGATGGCTAAGTTGCCACATATTCAAG CAAAAGTCCAACAGGAAATTGATGAGGTGATGAGTGCCACCCGtgcccctagcatggaagatcgTGTGAGGATGCCTTTCACCAATGCAGTTATCCATGAGATTCTACGATACCCACCATCAATTAATGAGACCATTCCCCGTACAACGTCTTGTGATACAAAATTCAGGGGGTTCACCTTCCCTAAG GGCACTGCTGTTGCTCCAATGTTCACAACTGTGCACCGTGACCCTCTCCAGTGGGAGACTCCAGAACAGTTCAATCCTGGACATTTCTTGGATGCGAAAGGCCAGTTCAAGAAGAAAGATGCCTTAATAGCCTTCTCGGCAG gGAAGCGGGCATGCGTTGGGGAAGCCTTGGCGCGAATGGAGCTCTTCCTGTTCTTCAGTACTCTGCTCCAGAACTTCACCTTCCAACTGGTTGGAGCTGCAAAAGATATGGATTTAGCCTCTTTGTTTACGGAGTTCAGAGCTAAAAATGTCTCTCCTCTAATGAAAGCCATCAGACGTTTAATGTGA